The nucleotide window GGAGAAATATACCTTTGCAATATCGACCCACAAACGATAGCCATTTTCTTTATGCATTGTTAAAGTTCTATTCTCCCCTGCCAAATGCTCCAATTCTCTAACTCTAAACTCTCCTTTAACCTCACTTTTTCTCCTAAAAACCCCTTTGCATGGGATTAATTTATATGCTATTTCTCCAATCTCCTTCCTTGTTTTTTCATCAATTTCATCAGAAATTTGCAAAATTACCAAATCTCCAATAACATCATAAGATAGAGCAATTAAACCTTCATCAATCTCCTTCCTGAATCTTTTTGATATAACTTCCCTAAAACTTAGTTTTCTTTTAATTTCTTTTGGTTTGATGTCTTTTTCAACAATTTCAATGTTTGGATTTAAATCTTTCAAATTTACATTCTTTAAATTCTCTTCATTTAATGGAATGTATAAAAAATCCCCTTCCTTCACTATTCCGTAATTTTTGTTTAGTAATTTGTTTTCTAATAATAATCTTCTTATTTTTTCTCCTTCTTTAGTATAGACCTTTGTACATAAAACCAATTTCTCACCTAACTTCTTTTAGGTATGGTTGTTTGCAGAGCATCATACATTAGATATAATAAAATTTTGAAAGGACAAATGTAAATGACTTATAGTTGGCTTTATTCTTTTACTGACTTTAGTATCCTATACCCTCCTTTTATTGTAACGGTCTCAACATTCCCAAAAACCTCTCCCATAAACTTCGCAAGAGATTTTGCTCCATGCTTGGTTTGGATAACAACCCACAAACTTCCATTATCTTTTAATAATTCCTTTCCTTCTTCAATAATTCTATGTATGACCTTTTTCCCTGCCTTTATTGGTGGATTTGATACAATTATATCATATTTTTTATGCTTAACATTCTCATACAAATCTCCCTGATAAACCTCAATATCCAAGTCCTCCAAGTTATTTAATTTTATATTTTCCTTTGCCAATTTTATGGCCCTTCTGTTGATATCGGTCATAACAACTGAATTTACTTCATCGGCAAGAGTAATACCTATAACTCCATATCCACAACCTAAATCCAAAACATCATCGTCCTTATCAACCTCAACTTCCTCTGCAAGTAATTTGGTGCCCTTATCTACCTTATTTGGGGAAAAAATTCCAGAATCTGTCTTGAAAATTAAATGTTTTCCTCTTATGACATCCTCAATAATCTTTACATCGTGTTTTGATGTTGGCTTTTCTGAAAAATAGTGCATACTATCACCAAAAGATTTATAATAATTCTTCTATAATCTTATAAATTATTAACTCAAGTATTAAAATTATGGGTGGAATCATGCATTTATTGGATTTGGATGTGCTAAAAAGGGAAGATATAGAGAAAATACTAAAATATGCTGAGTACTTCAAAAAGAACAGATATAATCATGAAAAAATTTTAAAAGATAAAAGCATTGCCATAATATTTGAAAAACCATCCACAAGAACAAGGATGAGTTTTGATATAGCAGTTCATGAACTCGGTGGGCATTCCTTAATAATGAACCAAAATGAAATACATTTGGGAAAGAAAGAGAGCATTAAAGACACTGCAAAAGTTATGAGTAGATATGTGGATGCAATAGTTGCAAGGGTTTATGAGCATAAAACATTGGAAGATTTGGCAAAATATGGGACAATTCCAGTTATAAATGCATTGAGTAACCTCTCCCATCCATGCCAAA belongs to Methanotorris formicicus Mc-S-70 and includes:
- the trm5b gene encoding tRNA (guanine(37)-N1)-methyltransferase Trm5b; the protein is MVLCTKVYTKEGEKIRRLLLENKLLNKNYGIVKEGDFLYIPLNEENLKNVNLKDLNPNIEIVEKDIKPKEIKRKLSFREVISKRFRKEIDEGLIALSYDVIGDLVILQISDEIDEKTRKEIGEIAYKLIPCKGVFRRKSEVKGEFRVRELEHLAGENRTLTMHKENGYRLWVDIAKVYFSPRLGGERLRIGKKVGIDDVVVDMFAGVGPFSIACRNARKIYSIDINPHAIELLKKNIKLNKLEHKIIPILGDVREVDVKGNRVIMNLPKYAHEFVDKALDIVEKGGVIHYYTIGEDFEDAIKLFESKCKCEVLEKKIVKSYSPKENVLVIDFKIIEK
- a CDS encoding class I SAM-dependent methyltransferase, translating into MHYFSEKPTSKHDVKIIEDVIRGKHLIFKTDSGIFSPNKVDKGTKLLAEEVEVDKDDDVLDLGCGYGVIGITLADEVNSVVMTDINRRAIKLAKENIKLNNLEDLDIEVYQGDLYENVKHKKYDIIVSNPPIKAGKKVIHRIIEEGKELLKDNGSLWVVIQTKHGAKSLAKFMGEVFGNVETVTIKGGYRILKSVKE